One window of Pyrus communis chromosome 12, drPyrComm1.1, whole genome shotgun sequence genomic DNA carries:
- the LOC137710587 gene encoding uncharacterized protein At4g17910: MDSLPNTFNPNKRLKEEFVSNLSGSSMMEIAALTMIIPILILLRHSVGSHRAVDVVSKKNDDAVVGSKGWAAYMASMSLDFLLIIVPIVLVYTVLAEWMYIWATLLILLLLFSIAAKRFGSYSTLKEDPYSIRQIISSYRVATMIITCVCILAVDFTIFPRRYAKTETYGTGWMDLGVGSFVIANSLVSRQARNISSRSWKTAIQSASPLIILGFARLLSTTGVDYQLHVAEYGVHWNFFFTLAAISILTSIINIPAQYSGILGSLILVGYQVCLMHGLNSYLLSNERGTDLISQNKEGFFSIFGYWGMYLVGVQLGNFLLFNNHSSATMGSNKWATIRVWILSLLLWLLTVIIDRHVERVSRRMCNLAYVTLVLAVNLQVLAIFLLSDFLPGSKTSVLEEAYNRNLLGTFLLANLLTGLVNLMVETLFASAAKALFILIAYAFSTTFIIGLLDFCGIRLKFW, translated from the exons ATGGATTCTCTTCCCAACACCTTCAATCCAAACAAACGTCTGAAAGAAGA GTTTGTGAGCAATTTGAGTGGATCGTCGATGATGGAGATTGCCGCGCTTACCATGATAATCCCT ATTCTGATACTTCTCCGGCACTCAGTTGGCTCTCATCGTGCCGTCG ATGTCGTATCGAAGAAAAATGATGATGCAGTAGTTGGTTCTAAGGGATGGGCAGCTTACATGGCTTCAATGTCTCTTGATTTTCTTCTCATTATAGTTCCAATCGTCTTAGTTTACACT GTTTTGGCAGAGTGGATGTATATCTGGGCAACTTTGTTGATATTGTTACTGCTTTTCAGTATTGCAGCCAAAAG GTTTGGTTCGTATTCTACTTTGAAGGAAGATCCCTATTCTATAAGGCAAATTATTTCATCTTACAGAGTTGCTACG ATGATCATAACATGCGTCTGTATCTTGGCTGTTGACTTCACAATATTCCCTAGAAGATATGCCAAGACCGAGACTTATGGTACTGGCTGG ATGGATCTTGGGGTTGGCTCATTTGTCATAGCAAATTCATTAGTTTCACGGCAAGCACGAAATATATCATCAAG GTCATGGAAGACTGCTATTCAATCTGCTAGTCCACTAATTATCCTTGGGTTTGCCCGTCTTCTGTCTACCACAGGCGTGGACTATCAG CTTCATGTGGCGGAATATGGAGTGCACTGGAATTTCTTTTTCACACTTGCTGCGATATCAATTCTTACATCCATAATTAATATTCCCGCGCAGTATTCTGGCATTCTTGGCTCACTAATTCTAGTAG GTTACCAAGTTTGCTTGATGCATGGTTTAAACTCGTATCTGCTTTCTAATGAAAGGGGAACTGATTTAATCAGCCAAAATAAGGAGGGGTTTTTTAGCATATTTG GATATTGGGGTATGTACCTTGTTGGTGTCCAATTGGGAAACTTTCTTCTATTCAATAACCATTCCTCTGCTACAATGGGAAGCAATAAATGGGCAACAATTAGAGTTTGGATACTTTCACTTCTCCTTTG GTTATTAACTGTGATTATAGACCGCCACGTAGAGAGAGTTTCCCGTAGGATG TGCAACCTGGCCTATGTTACACTGGTTTTGGCTGTAAATTTACAG GTGTTGGCAATATTTCTTCTCTCTGATTTTCTCCCCGGAAGCAAAACTTCAGTGCTGGAAGAAGCATATAACCGCAATTTGCTGGGGACATTTCTTCTG GCGAATTTGCTCACGGGTTTGGTGAACTTGATGGTGGAAACCCTGTTTGCATCGGCAGCCAAAgccctttttattttaattgccTATGCATTTTCGACGACCTTCATCATTGGACTGCTAGATTTCTGCGGCATCCGGTTGAAATTTTGGTAG
- the LOC137710458 gene encoding zinc finger CCCH domain-containing protein 56-like, translating to MDYGRESNAVQVITGNSGGDIWSGDQAVWATEDEYRVWNNGDAMADTMSNSSYDQRQSQSRSGSEPPNKKSRNSQDATSSNRSKAIGKMFFKTKLCCKFRAGTCPYVTNCNFAHSIEELRRPPPNWQDIVAAHEEEKAVSSEPREEYQIPIVSTGFGVETPRSYKGRHCKKFYTEEGCSYGDNCTFLHDEQSKNRESVAISLGPGGYGGAAAAVNGANNKPSNWKTRICNKWELTGYCPFGSKCHFAHGVAELHRYGGGLVEGETRDSSSVAPDNKQGAMPSKTPGDAVVVSVPLVSHSDVYHLGVPSQRSSIVIQRSGPRAHQKWKGPDKISRIYGDWIDDIE from the exons ATGGATTATGGTAGAGAGAGCAATGCGGTCCAGGTAATCACTGGGAATAGTGGTGGTGATATTTGGTCTGGTGACCAAGCAGTTTGGGCTACGGAGGATGAGTACCGAGTTTGGAATAATGGTGACGCGATGGCGGACACCATGTCCAACTCAAGTTATGATCAAAGGCAATCGCAAAGTCGCTCTGGAAGCGAACCTCCAAATAAGAAATCAAGGAACTCCCAAGATGCAACTTCGTCTAACCGGTCGAAAGCCATTGGGAAAATGTTCTTCAAAACCAAACTTTGTTGCAAATTCCGTGCTGGGACGTGCCCCTATGTCACCAATTGTAACTTTGCTCATAGCATTGAGGAGCTTCGGAGACCGCCACCAAATTGGCAAGATATTGTGGCTGCCCATGAGGAAGAAAAGGCTGTATCTTCAGAGCCAAGGGAAGAGTATCAAATTCCAATCGTCTCTAcaggttttggtgtggagactccAAGATCCTATAAAGGGAGGCATTGCAAGAAGTTTTATACTGAGGAAGGGTGTTCTTATGGGGATAATTGCACTTTTCTTCATGATGAGCAGTCAAAGAATCGAGAGAGTGTGGCAATAAGTTTAGGTCCTGGAGGATATGGcggtgctgctgctgctgtgaATGGAGCAAATAACAAGCCATCAAACTGGAAAACAAGGATTTGCAATAAGTGGGAATTGACAGGATATTGCCCATTTGGAAGCAAATGCCATTTTGCTCATGGTGTAGCAG AATTACACCGGTATGGTGGTGGGCTTGTGGAGGGAGAAACTAGAGATTCTTCTTCAGTCGCCCCTGACAATAAGCAGGGAGCAATGCCTTCGAAAACTCCAGGAGATGCTGTGGTAGTATCAGTCCCTCTAGTTTCTCATTCTGATGTTTATCACCTTGGAGTCCCGTCACAAAGATCATCCATTGTCATTCAGAGATCAGGGCCGCGAGCCCATCAGAAATGGAAGGGACCAGACAAAATCAGTAGGATATATGGTGACTGGATTGATGACATCGAATAG
- the LOC137711028 gene encoding cinnamoyl-CoA reductase-like SNL6 — protein sequence MAAAAAVCVMDASGHVGASLTERLLQKGYTVHAARQRHGEARLGGICCDKTRLKVFDLDPFDYQSMLDALKGCSGLFYSFEPPQDQPDCDEYIAEVEVRAAHNVLEACARTETIDKIVFTSSAAAVFWRNDRKSTVLDLDLDERHWSDVNFCRSFKLWHALSKTLAEKTAWALAMDRSLNMVSMNVGLLMAPDLSITNPYLKGAAEMYEDGVLVTVDTNFLIDAHICVFEDVSSYGRYLCFNNIINRAEDALELARKLTPSAPSNPQGQDQDMSIPQQRISNKKLNKLMVEFKSKSQEC from the exons atggcagcagcagcagcagtatGCGTAATGGATGCATCAGGTCACGTAGGCGCCAGCCTCACAGAGCGCCTGCTGCAAAAGGGTTACACAGTCCATGCTGCTCGCCAGAGGCATG GGGAAGCGCGGTTGGGTGGGATTTGTTGTGACAAAACGAGGCTCAAAGTTTTCGATCTGGATCCGTTCGACTACCAGAGCATGCTCGACGCTCTCAAGGGCTGTTCCGGCTTGTTTTATTCATTTGAGCCTCCACAAGATCAGCCTGACTGCGAT GAATACATAGCGGAAGTAGAGGTTCGGGCAGCGCACAACGTACTAGAAGCATGTGCAAGAACTGAAACAATAGACAAAATCGTGTTTACATCTTCCGCTGCTGCCGTCTTTTGGCGAAATGATCGCAAATCGACGGTTCTCgatttggatttggatgaaCGGCACTGGAGTGATGTCAATTTCTGTCGTAGTTTCAAG TTGTGGCATGCATTATCAAAAACCCTAGCAGAGAAGACAGCGTGGGCCCTTGCAATGGACAGGAGCTTGAATATGGTGTCTATGAATGTAGGGTTGTTGATGGCTCCGGATTTGTCCATCACCAACCCGTATTTGAAAGGAGCGGCTGAGATGTACGAAGATGGCGTGCTCGTGACCGTCGATACTAATTTCTTAATCGATGCACACATCTGCGTTTTTGAAGATGTCTCGTCCTACGGTCGATATCTGTGCTTCAACAACATCATCAATCGGGCTGAAGATGCTCTAGAGCTTGCTCGGAAGTTGACTCCTTCTGCCCCTTCAAATCCACAAGGCCAGGACCAAGATATGAGTATCCCTCAACAGAGGATAAGcaacaagaaattaaataaattgatggTGGAATTTAAGAGCAAATCTCAAGAGTGTTGA